Part of the Paludisphaera borealis genome, GTAGGGGCGTCCCTTGTGGGCGCCCGATCGGCGTCGGCAACTGCGGCGGCCTTGGCGACTCGGGCACCCACAAGGGGCGCCCCTACAACGAAACGGACTTCCTGCGCACACCGGGGGTCTGCAACCCAAAAGCATACCGCGCTAAATCTCGGTCTGGTCCTGTTGTAGCGAGGCGGCCAACCTGCGCAGGCCTTCCTCGATGCTGACGTGAGGAGCATAGCCGAGATCCCGGCGCGCGGCGTCGAGATTGTACCAGTGCGCCGTCGAAAGCTCATGGGCGAGGAACCGCGTCATCCGCGGTTCCCCGGAGAGCCTTAGCACGCCGTAGCAGACCTCGAAGGCTCGGCCGAGGGCGACGGCCAGCGACTTCGGCACGGTGCGCTTCACCGGCGGCAGATGGGCGATATCGAGAAACCGGTTGATCATGTCCCAGACGGGCACGGGCTGGCCCTGGGCGATGAAGTAGACCTTGCCGGCGACCGCAGAGCCGACGTCCAGGCGGTCGGCGGCCAGAATGTGGGCTGAAGCGGCGTTATCGATGTACGTCAGATCGATCAACGGGTTGCGACGCCCGATCCGGAACAACCGCCGCGCCCGGGCTCGCGCGAAGACCCGGGGCAGGATGTTGTTGTCTCCCGGCCCCCAGATCAGGTGCGGCCGGAGGACGACGGTAGCCAGCGCGCCGTCGTTCGCCTTGCGAACCAGCTTCTCGGCCTCGGCCTTCGTGCGGGGGTACGCCGCTTCGTAGTGGTCGGGATAGGGGATCGACTCGTCGACGCCTTCGAGATCCTTCCCGCTGAAGATCACGCTGGGGGAACTCGTGTAGATCAGCTTGCGGACGCCGTGAGCACGGCAGGCGTCGACGACGTTCTTGGTGCCCTGCACGTTCGTCCGCCGGTACTCGTGCTCGGGCCCCCAGAGGCCCGCCTTGGCCGCGACGTGAAAGACCGCGTCGCAACCTTCGACCGCGCGGGCGACGACACCGGCGTCGGCGATGTCCCCCTGAATCTGCTCGGCCCCGAGCGCGTCGAGCTGAGAATAGTGACGCCGGGTCAGGGTGCGGACGGCCTGCCCCTTGGCGCGGAGCAGGGCCACGACGGCCGATCCCAGGAATCCGCCGCCTCCGGTCACGAGCACGGGGCGGGACGGGTCGAGCGTCATGGCCGTTTCCTCGCGGCCCAGACCGCCAGTTTTTCGCGGAAGATCTTCGAGTTATGGCGAATGTCGACGGGGAACGCGCGGTGGAACACGATCGTTGTGATCCGCCTTGTGTGATCGAACTTCGACCCGAGTTCCAGCAGCTCGCCCCGGACCCTTTCGCGGTCGCGGCGGCCGAGCCGGCGGACCGGCTCGACGCACAGGACCGGGATTCTTCCTTCGGGGCGATCGACGCCGACCAGCGCGGTCCGCGCGACTTCAGGATGAGCGTTGAACACGCCCTCGCAGCAGATCGTGTGCAGCGTCGCGTCCTTCAGCACGACCCGGTGCGACTTCCGGCCGCAGAACCAGATCCGGCCGCGATCGTCGAGGTAGCCGACGTCCCCCATCCGGTGATAGAAGGTTTCGTTCGCCGAGTCGATGATCTTCGCGAGCGCCGTGGCTTCGGGCCGCCCGTAGTACTCGCGCGTGACGACCGAACCGGAGACGATCACCTCGCCGACGTCACCGTCCGGGACGACCAGATCATCGCTCCACTCGGGGATCGGCTGGTCGCTGATCCGGATGATCTTGACCGTGATGTCGCCGACCGGACGGCCGACGCAGACGCCTCGGCCGAGGTCCGTCTGGCGACCCGTCTCCCCGAGGATCTCGGCGCTGCCGATCGAGGCGACGGGCAACGACTCGGTAGCTCCGTACGGCGTGAAGATCTCGGCGGGAGGTTCGAGCAGCCGGGCGAAGGTTTCGAGCACCCGGGGCGACGCGGGCGCACCGGCCGTGACCACGCGGCGGAGGGTCGGGATTTTCAGGCCCTTGGCCACGCCGGCCGGGCCGACGCGCTTCAGAAGCGCCGGCGAGCCGAACATGTTGGTCGGGCCGAAATCGTCGATCGCCTCGAACAGCTTCTCCGGGGCGACCCGGGCGGGGCGCGTGGGGTCCATTTGCGGGACGATCGACGTCATCCCGAGCGCCGGGGCGAAGAGCGCAAACAAGGGAAACGTGCAGAGGTCGATCTCGCCCGGCTCGATCTGGTAGAGCGATCGGAAGCACTCGATCTGCGCGAGGAAGATCGCGTGGGTGTAGATGGCCCCCTTGGGAGGGCCCGTGCTGCCGCTGGTGAAGAGGATCGCCGCCGGCTCGTCGGGCTTCACGCCCCGGAAGACCGGCGTCGCAATCCGCCCGCTCGCGATCGCCTCGCGACCTCGCCGGCGAATCGTGTCGAGCGAGGCCGTCGCCAGGCTGTTCAGCCACTTGCCCTGGCCCGCCAGGATGACGCGCCGGACGGTGTCGCGGCCCCAACCGAGGACGCGTCGGGCGACGATCGCCGGGGCGATGCCGATGAAGGTTTCCGGCTCGGCCTCGTCGAGGCAGCGTCCCAGGCTCTTGAGCCCGATCCCCGGATCGATCAGCACCGGGACGACGCCCGCCTTGAAGAGGCCGAAGACCAGCGCGAAGAAGTCGAGCCCCGGCCGGACCATCACCGCGGCGCGGCTGCCTCGGGGAACGGCCTCCTCGATCAGACCGGCGGCGATCGCGTCGCTGTCGCGGTCGAGCTGGCCGTACGTGAAGTGGCCGTAACGGATCTGGCCCGCCGCCCCGCGCCCCTGGGGCACGACGACCGCCGCCCGGTGCGGCTGGCGGTTCGCCATGTCGTGCAGGTGCTGGGCGATGTTGGCCAGGTGATCGTCGGCGATGGGAACGGACGCGGGGGCGTCCTCGACGTCTTGACTCGGCGTGTTCATGTCCGGGTCAACCCTCGGCGGCCTGCGTCGCGGTCACGGACGACGGCGACTCGGGCGCGTCCAGGAAGCTCGCGATCTGCGGAATCAAGGTCTCGGCTTCGTCTTCGAGGATGTAATGACCCGCATCGGGGAACTTGTGGACCTCGGCGAGCGGGAAGCGTCGCTCCCATTCTCTGAGGAACGGCGCGTCGAACACGAAGTCCTTCATCCCCCAGCCGATGAACATGGGGACCGAGCGGAGCAAGTGCAACCGGCTCTCGACCCAGCTCACCAGGTCGTAGCACCGGTCGTACGGGCGAAGCGGGATGTCCTGGACGAACCGATGAACCGCGATCCGGTTCGCCCACGAATCGTAAGGGGCGACGTAGGCGTCGCGGAGCGATTTCGGCATCCGCTCCTTGGTGCAGCCGATGACCGCCGTCCCGCGAGCAAAGGCGTTGAGCCCCCGGACCGCGAGCGACCCGAGCGCCGGGTTGCGGCAGACGCCGAGGGACCAGGGGAACCGCTTGTCCGTCGGCATGTGGAACGCCGCCGTGTTGAGCACGACCAGGCGGGCGATCCGCTCGGGCCGGCGAGCAGCGTACGTCAACCCGATCATGCCCCCCCAGTCGTGGACCACGAGCGTCACGTCGCGGACGATCCCCAGGTGGTCGAGCAGGCGTTCCAGGTCGTCGACGCGGCTTTCGAGCGTGTAGCGATACCGGTCGTCGCCGGGCTTGTCGGAGAGCCCGCAGCCGATGTGGTCGGGGACGATCGTGCGGTGCGAGGGGCTAAGCGCCTCGACCAGGCGACGATAGTAGAACGACCACGTCGGATTGCCGTGGACCATGACGACCGGGCGGCCTTCGCCTTCGTCCAGGTAATGATAGCGCAGGCCGTCGCGATCGAAGTCGCGGCCCGGGTGGGCGGCCAGGAATTCCCCGAGTTCGGGGCTGGAGTTGCGTGTCGTTCCCGTCATCCTGCTTACCACTCCAGGCCCAGCATCAGGCAGTTCAGGCCGCTGCCGATTCCGAGGAACGCGACCCGGTCGCCAGGGTGGAGAACCTGCCGGTCTTCGGCCAGCGCGGCGGTCAGCGGCAATGAGACGGTTCCCATGTTGCCGAGATACGGAAACGTCGAATAATCCTTCTCGATCGGCAGTCCCAGCGATCGCAAGATCGTGTCGCGATGCGACCCGCCGACCTGGTGGCAGACGACCTTGTCGACCTGCTCCTTGACCCAGCCCAGCTTGCGGAGGAACGACTGCCAGGTCTTCACCCCAAGTTCGACGCCGTGAGTCAGCACGGCCGTGGCGTCGGTCGACGTGAACTGTTGCAGCGGACCGTTCGTCAGCGGCTTCACCGCCTCGACGCCCCAGCGGCAGAGGTCGTGGAACTGGGGCGCCGACTGGACCGCGCCGCCGAGCAGCCGCCGCCGCTTGGTTCGCGAAAGCTGGCCGTCGGTCAGCAGGACCGCGACCGCCCCGGAACCCCCGGTCAGCGTGGCCAGCGCCTCTTTGAAGAAATCCATGCTCGGGTTCTGGCACATCCGCTCGATCATGACGTTGTTGATCTCGCGGGCCGTCTCGCAGGCGACGACCATCCCCGTGCGGATCTGGCCGAGCTCGATCCGGTTGGCGACGTCGATCATGCCGCTGAGCACGCCCAGGCAGGCGTTGCTCAGGTCGTGAATCACGGCCCCCGGACTGATCGCCAGCTCCGACGCGATCCGGCAGGCCGTCGCGGGCTCGAAGTACTCGCGGCAGACGCCCCCGTAAACCAGGGCTTCGACCTGGTCGGCGGGAATGTCGGCGGCCTCAAGGGCGCGGCGTGCGGCGACGATCGCGCCGTCGGAGATCCGATGCCCTTCCTCCCACCAACGCCGCTCGATGATCCCCGTCAGGGCTTCGAGCTGGCCGGGGATCAGGTGCAAAGCCTCATACACCGGCGCAAGCCGCTCCTCCAGTTCGGAGGAAGAGACGACCACCGGAGCGACCTCGTAGCCGAACGCCTCAATATAGACGTTCTCGTATTTCATCGATCCCATGGGCCCCGCCGGTCCTGGATGCCGTCGCCCTCGACCGACCGCGTCTAGCGCGATCGCAGGCCGAGCGTGAAACCGCTCATCTGGTAGATGACCTTGCCGTCGACCCGCAACAAGCCGTCGGCGGTGATGAGCCGTCGATCGTCGTCGACGGCGGTGATCACCGCCTGCGTCGTCACGCGGCGATTGGTGGACGCGATCTGCCCACGGTAGGTCCAGCCGTGCTCGACGCCCAGCCCGGGCGAATCGAACACCGCGTCCGGGCCCGCGTCCCAACGCTCGGCAGCAACGACTTTAAGGAGTTGCTGCAACGATTCCAACCCCAATGAACCGGGCCAGACCGGGTCGCCGAGGAAATGAGCCTGGAAGAACCAGGCCCCGGGATCGACGGCACCGCTCCCCTCGATGAAACCGAGTCCGTTCGGACCTCCTTGCGACACGAACGCGTCGACCTGCTCGACCATCCGCCATTTCCGGTCGGGAAACGGCGCGGCGTCCGGCAACGGGAACGACCGCGAAATCCGCCGCTCGTCGTCGGTCAGCTCGTAAGGAACCGCCTCGCGGACGCCGACCTGATCGATCAACGCGTCGGGGTGGAAAAAGCCGAAGTAGGTGTCGCCGTCGAACACCAGGCCCGAGGCGTCGTGGATCGACATCTCGAAATGATGCAGCAGCATCCCCGCCGAGCGGTTGATCTTCACGACGCGGACGCTCGACCGGAGCGTTCCGGAGTTCCGATCGACGATCCGATGCTGCCGGCCTCGGCCGCCGAGGTTGCGGTACTTGAGCGGGCCGTCGCTCGTCAGGGCCGAGCCCATGAAGGCCGAAACGAAGCCGCACGCCTGAAGAACCGCTTCGAGCAGCACCGCGTACGGGACGTGCGGCTGACGGTCCGAGTCGAAGTACCAGGCGTCGGGAGGGACCGTATATTCCGCTTCGGCGGACGCGCCGACGGCTTGAACGCAGAGGTCGCCTTCGAGGATCGTCACCTGATCCAAGAATTGATACGGCGGCCGAGGCAGCCGGGCGATGAACCGCTCGGAGTCGAACGGCCGAAACCGCTCGCCGAAGCAGTCCGACGGCGCGCCCGTCGAGAAGGCGAGGATCTGGTCGAGCGAATAAACGAGCTTCGACGTCCGGGCGCCTTCCCAGAGCCGTTCCAGCTCCTCGCGGGTCGTCCCCGAGAGCCGCAGCCCCATGTCGGTGAATTCGACGATCGGCTTGCCGTCGGCGAACATCAGGGCGTCGGCGATCGCGTACGGTTCGGGGCCGTAGCCCAGCTCCTTGATCGTGATCTCGTACGTCACGGTCCGGGTCGTCGCGACGACCTGGCCGCGGCATTGCAGGCGATTGGCGACGCCCGTCTGGGGCTCGTAGCGGACCGAGTCGGCCGCGCCCACCCAGCCTAGCCGCATCAAGAAGATCCGCAGCGTGTGCTGGCAGCACTCGTACATGAGCGTGCCGGGCATCACCCGATCGTCGACGAAGTGGCAGACCATGAACCAGTCGTCGGGATGGATGTCGGCCTCGGCCCGGATCAGGCCCAGCCCGAACCGGCCTCCCCGAGGATCGAGCGTCTCGACCCGATGGACGAGCGTCATCCGGCCCCCGGGCAACGG contains:
- a CDS encoding fatty acid CoA ligase family protein, coding for MNTPSQDVEDAPASVPIADDHLANIAQHLHDMANRQPHRAAVVVPQGRGAAGQIRYGHFTYGQLDRDSDAIAAGLIEEAVPRGSRAAVMVRPGLDFFALVFGLFKAGVVPVLIDPGIGLKSLGRCLDEAEPETFIGIAPAIVARRVLGWGRDTVRRVILAGQGKWLNSLATASLDTIRRRGREAIASGRIATPVFRGVKPDEPAAILFTSGSTGPPKGAIYTHAIFLAQIECFRSLYQIEPGEIDLCTFPLFALFAPALGMTSIVPQMDPTRPARVAPEKLFEAIDDFGPTNMFGSPALLKRVGPAGVAKGLKIPTLRRVVTAGAPASPRVLETFARLLEPPAEIFTPYGATESLPVASIGSAEILGETGRQTDLGRGVCVGRPVGDITVKIIRISDQPIPEWSDDLVVPDGDVGEVIVSGSVVTREYYGRPEATALAKIIDSANETFYHRMGDVGYLDDRGRIWFCGRKSHRVVLKDATLHTICCEGVFNAHPEVARTALVGVDRPEGRIPVLCVEPVRRLGRRDRERVRGELLELGSKFDHTRRITTIVFHRAFPVDIRHNSKIFREKLAVWAARKRP
- a CDS encoding 3-oxoacyl-ACP synthase III — encoded protein: MKYENVYIEAFGYEVAPVVVSSSELEERLAPVYEALHLIPGQLEALTGIIERRWWEEGHRISDGAIVAARRALEAADIPADQVEALVYGGVCREYFEPATACRIASELAISPGAVIHDLSNACLGVLSGMIDVANRIELGQIRTGMVVACETAREINNVMIERMCQNPSMDFFKEALATLTGGSGAVAVLLTDGQLSRTKRRRLLGGAVQSAPQFHDLCRWGVEAVKPLTNGPLQQFTSTDATAVLTHGVELGVKTWQSFLRKLGWVKEQVDKVVCHQVGGSHRDTILRSLGLPIEKDYSTFPYLGNMGTVSLPLTAALAEDRQVLHPGDRVAFLGIGSGLNCLMLGLEW
- a CDS encoding NAD-dependent epimerase/dehydratase family protein, coding for MTLDPSRPVLVTGGGGFLGSAVVALLRAKGQAVRTLTRRHYSQLDALGAEQIQGDIADAGVVARAVEGCDAVFHVAAKAGLWGPEHEYRRTNVQGTKNVVDACRAHGVRKLIYTSSPSVIFSGKDLEGVDESIPYPDHYEAAYPRTKAEAEKLVRKANDGALATVVLRPHLIWGPGDNNILPRVFARARARRLFRIGRRNPLIDLTYIDNAASAHILAADRLDVGSAVAGKVYFIAQGQPVPVWDMINRFLDIAHLPPVKRTVPKSLAVALGRAFEVCYGVLRLSGEPRMTRFLAHELSTAHWYNLDAARRDLGYAPHVSIEEGLRRLAASLQQDQTEI
- a CDS encoding alpha/beta fold hydrolase, with the translated sequence MTGTTRNSSPELGEFLAAHPGRDFDRDGLRYHYLDEGEGRPVVMVHGNPTWSFYYRRLVEALSPSHRTIVPDHIGCGLSDKPGDDRYRYTLESRVDDLERLLDHLGIVRDVTLVVHDWGGMIGLTYAARRPERIARLVVLNTAAFHMPTDKRFPWSLGVCRNPALGSLAVRGLNAFARGTAVIGCTKERMPKSLRDAYVAPYDSWANRIAVHRFVQDIPLRPYDRCYDLVSWVESRLHLLRSVPMFIGWGMKDFVFDAPFLREWERRFPLAEVHKFPDAGHYILEDEAETLIPQIASFLDAPESPSSVTATQAAEG